From Lathamus discolor isolate bLatDis1 chromosome 15, bLatDis1.hap1, whole genome shotgun sequence, a single genomic window includes:
- the SH2D3C gene encoding SH2 domain-containing protein 3C isoform X5 gives MTAVGRRLPALGQGSHHDGLESGSEYVKFSKEKYILDSSPEKLHKELEEELKLSSTDLRSHAWYHGRIPREVSESLVQRNGDFLIRDSLTSLGDYVLTCRWRNEPLHFKINKATAKPGEGHARVQYLFEQESFDNVPALVRFYVGNRKAISEQSGAIIYCPINRTFPLRYLEASYGLGNGKHGGGHSPATQKGGHIKRRSITMTDGLTADKITRAEGCPSRPLITALLSHPASTTEAQHSRLNASQQPGPHPRHVSLPHHRDIIRNCAVSVDQIQDLHSPMSPISENPASPAYSTVTRLKPHACQAAGVAPTSPVIRRSSEPQLCQGNSSKALPDSAHSSHSTPCHGYARASPSPSVNSYSEPDTGHYCQLHPTSPMSRDRPAHDTKQLPTKSYVERLKVEEGHRGTIENGSREAEAVQRLKGELDYVGFVPPTMETTSSFNPAAFQSLLIPTENKPLEMAVLKKVKELLAEVDVKTLAKHITKVDCLVARILGVTAEMQRMMGVSSGMELLTLPHGHQLRLDLLERFHTMSIMIAVDILGCTGSTEERAALLHKTIQLAAELKSTMGNMFGFAAVMNALEMTQISRLEQTWMVLRQRHTEGAILYEKKLKPFLKSLNEGKEGPPLTNTTFPHIVPLVTLLERDEALTDNPEPWEASDSGVEVVMAHLEAARMVAHHGGLYHTNAEVKLQGFQGRAELLEIFSTEFQLRLLWGSRGAESSQAERYEKFDKVLTALSHKLEPAVRFSEL, from the exons TTCTCCAAGGAGAAATACATCCTCGACTCCTCACCGGAGAAGCTTCACAAGGAGCTGGAAGAGGAGCTGAAGCTGAGCAGCACCGACCTGCGCAGCCACGCTTGGTACCACGGCCGCATCCCGCGGGAG GTGTCAGAGAGCCTGGTGCAGAGGAACGGTGACTTCCTCATCCGGGACTCCCTCACCAGCCTGGGTGACTACGTGCTGACGTGCCGCTGGCGCAACGAGCCCCTCCACTTCAAGATCAACAAGGCGACGGCAAAGCCCGGCGAGGGCCATGCCCGTGTCCAGTACCTCTTCGAGCAGGAGAGCTTCGACAACGTGCCCGCCCTCGTCCGGTTCTATGTGGGCAACCGCAAAGCCATCTCGGAGCAGAGCGGGGCCATCATCTACTGCCCCATCAACCGCACCTTCCCCCTGCGCTACCTGGAAGCCAGCTATGGGCTGGGCAATGGGAAGCATGGGGGAGGCCACAGCCCCGCCACACAGAAAGGGGGGCACATCAAGAGGAGGAGCATCACCATGACCGATGGACTGACAGCGGACAAGATCACCAGAGCTGAGGGGTGCCCGAGCAG ACCCCTTATCACTGCACTGCTCTCCCATCCTGCTTCCACCACAGAGGCTCAGCACTCAAGGCTGAACGCATCACAGCAGCCCGGTCCTCACCCACGGCA CGTGTCCCTGCCCCACCACAGAGACATCATCCGCAACTGCGCCGTCAGCGTGGACCAGATCCAAGACCTGCACTCCCCGATGTCGCCCATTTCCGAGAACCCAGCATCACCCGCCTACAGCACGG tCACCCGGCTAAAGCCCCACGCCTGCCAAGCGGCTGGAGTTGCCCCAACCTCTCCAGTCATAAGAAGGTCCAGCGAGCcccagctgtgccaggggaaCAGCAGCAAAGCCCTGCCAGACTCTGCCCACAGCTCCCACTCGACTCCGTGCCATGGCTATGCCCGtgcctccccttctccctccgTGAACAGCTACAGTGAGCCGGACACGGGGCACTActgccagctccatcccacctcACCCATGAGCAGGGACCGGCCGGCTCACGACACCAAGCAGCTCCCAACAAAGAGCTACGTGGAGAGGCTAAAGGTGGAGGAAGGACACAGAGGGACTATAGAGAACGGCTCCAGGGAAGCAGAGGCGGTGCAGAGGCTGAAGGGAGAGCTGgactatgtgggctttgtgccccCCACCATGGAAACAACCTCCTCCTTCAACCCTGCAGCCTTCCAGTCCCTGCTTATCCCCACGGAGAACAAGCCTCTGGAGATGGCTGTGCTCAAGAAGGTCAaagagctgctggcagaggtggATGTGAAGACGTTGGCCAAACACATCACCAAAGTGGACTGCCTG GTCGCCCGGATACTGGGGGTGACGGCGGAGATGCAGCGCATGATGGGGGTGAGCTCCGGCATGGAGCTGCTCACCCTGCCCCACGGCCACCAGCTCCGCCTCGACCTGCTGGAACG GTTTCACACCATGTCCATCATGATCGCTGTGGACATCCTGGGCTGCACGGGCAGCACGGAGGAGCGGGCAGCCCTGCTCCACAAAACCATCCAGCTGGCAGCCGAGCTCAAGAGCACCATGGGGAACATGTTCGGCTTTGCGGCTGTGATGAACGCCCTGGAAATGACACAG ATCTCCCGGCTGGAGCAGACCTGGATGGTGCTGCGGCAGCGGCACACGGAGGGCGCGATCCTCTACGAGAAGAAGCTGAAGCCGTTCCTGAAGAGCCTGAACGAAGGGAAAG AAGGGCCGCCGCTGACCAACACCACCTTTCCCCACATTGTGCCCCTCGTGACGCTCCTGGAGCGGGATGAGGCTCTCACGGACAACCCCGAGCCCTGGGAGGCCAGCGACAGCGGCGTGGAGGTGGTCATGGCTCACCTGGAGGCAGCGCGGATGGTGGCCCATCACGGCGGGCTCTACCACACCAACGCGGAGGTGAAGCTGCAGG GTTTCCAGGGCAGAGCGGAGCTGCTGGAGATTTTCAGCACCGAGTTCCAGCTGcggctgctgtggggcagccgTGGGGCTGAGAGCAGCCAGGCCGAGCGCTATGAGAAGTTCGACAAGGTCCTCACTGCCCTGTCCCACAAGCTGGAGCCGGCCGTGCGCTTCAGTGAGCTGTga
- the SH2D3C gene encoding SH2 domain-containing protein 3C isoform X3: MTERCSLWSALSAAACCFYRGSFMQVQFSKEKYILDSSPEKLHKELEEELKLSSTDLRSHAWYHGRIPREVSESLVQRNGDFLIRDSLTSLGDYVLTCRWRNEPLHFKINKATAKPGEGHARVQYLFEQESFDNVPALVRFYVGNRKAISEQSGAIIYCPINRTFPLRYLEASYGLGNGKHGGGHSPATQKGGHIKRRSITMTDGLTADKITRAEGCPSRPLITALLSHPASTTEAQHSRLNASQQPGPHPRHVSLPHHRDIIRNCAVSVDQIQDLHSPMSPISENPASPAYSTVTRLKPHACQAAGVAPTSPVIRRSSEPQLCQGNSSKALPDSAHSSHSTPCHGYARASPSPSVNSYSEPDTGHYCQLHPTSPMSRDRPAHDTKQLPTKSYVERLKVEEGHRGTIENGSREAEAVQRLKGELDYVGFVPPTMETTSSFNPAAFQSLLIPTENKPLEMAVLKKVKELLAEVDVKTLAKHITKVDCLVARILGVTAEMQRMMGVSSGMELLTLPHGHQLRLDLLERFHTMSIMIAVDILGCTGSTEERAALLHKTIQLAAELKSTMGNMFGFAAVMNALEMTQISRLEQTWMVLRQRHTEGAILYEKKLKPFLKSLNEGKEGPPLTNTTFPHIVPLVTLLERDEALTDNPEPWEASDSGVEVVMAHLEAARMVAHHGGLYHTNAEVKLQGFQGRAELLEIFSTEFQLRLLWGSRGAESSQAERYEKFDKVLTALSHKLEPAVRFSEL, encoded by the exons TTCTCCAAGGAGAAATACATCCTCGACTCCTCACCGGAGAAGCTTCACAAGGAGCTGGAAGAGGAGCTGAAGCTGAGCAGCACCGACCTGCGCAGCCACGCTTGGTACCACGGCCGCATCCCGCGGGAG GTGTCAGAGAGCCTGGTGCAGAGGAACGGTGACTTCCTCATCCGGGACTCCCTCACCAGCCTGGGTGACTACGTGCTGACGTGCCGCTGGCGCAACGAGCCCCTCCACTTCAAGATCAACAAGGCGACGGCAAAGCCCGGCGAGGGCCATGCCCGTGTCCAGTACCTCTTCGAGCAGGAGAGCTTCGACAACGTGCCCGCCCTCGTCCGGTTCTATGTGGGCAACCGCAAAGCCATCTCGGAGCAGAGCGGGGCCATCATCTACTGCCCCATCAACCGCACCTTCCCCCTGCGCTACCTGGAAGCCAGCTATGGGCTGGGCAATGGGAAGCATGGGGGAGGCCACAGCCCCGCCACACAGAAAGGGGGGCACATCAAGAGGAGGAGCATCACCATGACCGATGGACTGACAGCGGACAAGATCACCAGAGCTGAGGGGTGCCCGAGCAG ACCCCTTATCACTGCACTGCTCTCCCATCCTGCTTCCACCACAGAGGCTCAGCACTCAAGGCTGAACGCATCACAGCAGCCCGGTCCTCACCCACGGCA CGTGTCCCTGCCCCACCACAGAGACATCATCCGCAACTGCGCCGTCAGCGTGGACCAGATCCAAGACCTGCACTCCCCGATGTCGCCCATTTCCGAGAACCCAGCATCACCCGCCTACAGCACGG tCACCCGGCTAAAGCCCCACGCCTGCCAAGCGGCTGGAGTTGCCCCAACCTCTCCAGTCATAAGAAGGTCCAGCGAGCcccagctgtgccaggggaaCAGCAGCAAAGCCCTGCCAGACTCTGCCCACAGCTCCCACTCGACTCCGTGCCATGGCTATGCCCGtgcctccccttctccctccgTGAACAGCTACAGTGAGCCGGACACGGGGCACTActgccagctccatcccacctcACCCATGAGCAGGGACCGGCCGGCTCACGACACCAAGCAGCTCCCAACAAAGAGCTACGTGGAGAGGCTAAAGGTGGAGGAAGGACACAGAGGGACTATAGAGAACGGCTCCAGGGAAGCAGAGGCGGTGCAGAGGCTGAAGGGAGAGCTGgactatgtgggctttgtgccccCCACCATGGAAACAACCTCCTCCTTCAACCCTGCAGCCTTCCAGTCCCTGCTTATCCCCACGGAGAACAAGCCTCTGGAGATGGCTGTGCTCAAGAAGGTCAaagagctgctggcagaggtggATGTGAAGACGTTGGCCAAACACATCACCAAAGTGGACTGCCTG GTCGCCCGGATACTGGGGGTGACGGCGGAGATGCAGCGCATGATGGGGGTGAGCTCCGGCATGGAGCTGCTCACCCTGCCCCACGGCCACCAGCTCCGCCTCGACCTGCTGGAACG GTTTCACACCATGTCCATCATGATCGCTGTGGACATCCTGGGCTGCACGGGCAGCACGGAGGAGCGGGCAGCCCTGCTCCACAAAACCATCCAGCTGGCAGCCGAGCTCAAGAGCACCATGGGGAACATGTTCGGCTTTGCGGCTGTGATGAACGCCCTGGAAATGACACAG ATCTCCCGGCTGGAGCAGACCTGGATGGTGCTGCGGCAGCGGCACACGGAGGGCGCGATCCTCTACGAGAAGAAGCTGAAGCCGTTCCTGAAGAGCCTGAACGAAGGGAAAG AAGGGCCGCCGCTGACCAACACCACCTTTCCCCACATTGTGCCCCTCGTGACGCTCCTGGAGCGGGATGAGGCTCTCACGGACAACCCCGAGCCCTGGGAGGCCAGCGACAGCGGCGTGGAGGTGGTCATGGCTCACCTGGAGGCAGCGCGGATGGTGGCCCATCACGGCGGGCTCTACCACACCAACGCGGAGGTGAAGCTGCAGG GTTTCCAGGGCAGAGCGGAGCTGCTGGAGATTTTCAGCACCGAGTTCCAGCTGcggctgctgtggggcagccgTGGGGCTGAGAGCAGCCAGGCCGAGCGCTATGAGAAGTTCGACAAGGTCCTCACTGCCCTGTCCCACAAGCTGGAGCCGGCCGTGCGCTTCAGTGAGCTGTga
- the SH2D3C gene encoding SH2 domain-containing protein 3C isoform X4, which translates to MTERCSLWSALSAAACCFYRGSFMQVQFSKEKYILDSSPEKLHKELEEELKLSSTDLRSHAWYHGRIPREVSESLVQRNGDFLIRDSLTSLGDYVLTCRWRNEPLHFKINKATAKPGEGHARVQYLFEQESFDNVPALVRFYVGNRKAISEQSGAIIYCPINRTFPLRYLEASYGLGNGKHGGGHSPATQKGGHIKRRSITMTDGLTADKITRAEGCPSSVSLPHHRDIIRNCAVSVDQIQDLHSPMSPISENPASPAYSTVTRLKPHACQAAGVAPTSPVIRRSSEPQLCQGNSSKALPDSAHSSHSTPCHGYARASPSPSVNSYSEPDTGHYCQLHPTSPMSRDRPAHDTKQLPTKSYVERLKVEEGHRGTIENGSREAEAVQRLKGELDYVGFVPPTMETTSSFNPAAFQSLLIPTENKPLEMAVLKKVKELLAEVDVKTLAKHITKVDCLVARILGVTAEMQRMMGVSSGMELLTLPHGHQLRLDLLERFHTMSIMIAVDILGCTGSTEERAALLHKTIQLAAELKSTMGNMFGFAAVMNALEMTQISRLEQTWMVLRQRHTEGAILYEKKLKPFLKSLNEGKEGPPLTNTTFPHIVPLVTLLERDEALTDNPEPWEASDSGVEVVMAHLEAARMVAHHGGLYHTNAEVKLQGFQGRAELLEIFSTEFQLRLLWGSRGAESSQAERYEKFDKVLTALSHKLEPAVRFSEL; encoded by the exons TTCTCCAAGGAGAAATACATCCTCGACTCCTCACCGGAGAAGCTTCACAAGGAGCTGGAAGAGGAGCTGAAGCTGAGCAGCACCGACCTGCGCAGCCACGCTTGGTACCACGGCCGCATCCCGCGGGAG GTGTCAGAGAGCCTGGTGCAGAGGAACGGTGACTTCCTCATCCGGGACTCCCTCACCAGCCTGGGTGACTACGTGCTGACGTGCCGCTGGCGCAACGAGCCCCTCCACTTCAAGATCAACAAGGCGACGGCAAAGCCCGGCGAGGGCCATGCCCGTGTCCAGTACCTCTTCGAGCAGGAGAGCTTCGACAACGTGCCCGCCCTCGTCCGGTTCTATGTGGGCAACCGCAAAGCCATCTCGGAGCAGAGCGGGGCCATCATCTACTGCCCCATCAACCGCACCTTCCCCCTGCGCTACCTGGAAGCCAGCTATGGGCTGGGCAATGGGAAGCATGGGGGAGGCCACAGCCCCGCCACACAGAAAGGGGGGCACATCAAGAGGAGGAGCATCACCATGACCGATGGACTGACAGCGGACAAGATCACCAGAGCTGAGGGGTGCCCGAGCAG CGTGTCCCTGCCCCACCACAGAGACATCATCCGCAACTGCGCCGTCAGCGTGGACCAGATCCAAGACCTGCACTCCCCGATGTCGCCCATTTCCGAGAACCCAGCATCACCCGCCTACAGCACGG tCACCCGGCTAAAGCCCCACGCCTGCCAAGCGGCTGGAGTTGCCCCAACCTCTCCAGTCATAAGAAGGTCCAGCGAGCcccagctgtgccaggggaaCAGCAGCAAAGCCCTGCCAGACTCTGCCCACAGCTCCCACTCGACTCCGTGCCATGGCTATGCCCGtgcctccccttctccctccgTGAACAGCTACAGTGAGCCGGACACGGGGCACTActgccagctccatcccacctcACCCATGAGCAGGGACCGGCCGGCTCACGACACCAAGCAGCTCCCAACAAAGAGCTACGTGGAGAGGCTAAAGGTGGAGGAAGGACACAGAGGGACTATAGAGAACGGCTCCAGGGAAGCAGAGGCGGTGCAGAGGCTGAAGGGAGAGCTGgactatgtgggctttgtgccccCCACCATGGAAACAACCTCCTCCTTCAACCCTGCAGCCTTCCAGTCCCTGCTTATCCCCACGGAGAACAAGCCTCTGGAGATGGCTGTGCTCAAGAAGGTCAaagagctgctggcagaggtggATGTGAAGACGTTGGCCAAACACATCACCAAAGTGGACTGCCTG GTCGCCCGGATACTGGGGGTGACGGCGGAGATGCAGCGCATGATGGGGGTGAGCTCCGGCATGGAGCTGCTCACCCTGCCCCACGGCCACCAGCTCCGCCTCGACCTGCTGGAACG GTTTCACACCATGTCCATCATGATCGCTGTGGACATCCTGGGCTGCACGGGCAGCACGGAGGAGCGGGCAGCCCTGCTCCACAAAACCATCCAGCTGGCAGCCGAGCTCAAGAGCACCATGGGGAACATGTTCGGCTTTGCGGCTGTGATGAACGCCCTGGAAATGACACAG ATCTCCCGGCTGGAGCAGACCTGGATGGTGCTGCGGCAGCGGCACACGGAGGGCGCGATCCTCTACGAGAAGAAGCTGAAGCCGTTCCTGAAGAGCCTGAACGAAGGGAAAG AAGGGCCGCCGCTGACCAACACCACCTTTCCCCACATTGTGCCCCTCGTGACGCTCCTGGAGCGGGATGAGGCTCTCACGGACAACCCCGAGCCCTGGGAGGCCAGCGACAGCGGCGTGGAGGTGGTCATGGCTCACCTGGAGGCAGCGCGGATGGTGGCCCATCACGGCGGGCTCTACCACACCAACGCGGAGGTGAAGCTGCAGG GTTTCCAGGGCAGAGCGGAGCTGCTGGAGATTTTCAGCACCGAGTTCCAGCTGcggctgctgtggggcagccgTGGGGCTGAGAGCAGCCAGGCCGAGCGCTATGAGAAGTTCGACAAGGTCCTCACTGCCCTGTCCCACAAGCTGGAGCCGGCCGTGCGCTTCAGTGAGCTGTga